In the genome of Paenibacillus sp. FSL R5-0766, one region contains:
- the gntK gene encoding gluconokinase → MASSPYMIGVDIGTTSTKAVLFEQNGTIVAQGSADYPLHTPTPAIAEQDAEDIFKAVIDSVKQATSKAEVKPEDILFVSFSSAMHSILPVDQHGKPLMRAMTWADNRSAEWTEVLKSEMNGHEIYLRTGTPIHPMSPITKIMWLTRDQPELFRQTHKFISMKEYVFYKLFSEYVIDHSMASATGLMNLEKLDWDAEALHVAGITPEHLSRLVPTTHVLKHGLHPEYAKEMGIAVTTPFVIGASDGVLSNLGVNAIDPGVVAVTIGTSGAIRTVVDKPVTDPKGRFFCYALTEDAWVIGGPVNNGGVIFRWIRDEFAASEVETAKRLGIDPYEVLTRVAENVPPGSEGLLFHPYMTGERAPLWNPNARGSFFGLTLHHKKEHMIRAALEGVLFNLYTVMLAIEEKIGRPKKIQATGGFARSELWRQMMADIFDQDVIIPESIESSCLGAAVLGLYALGRIDSLSAVSGMIGSTHRHQPDPDSVRVYRELLPIFIRISRKFEEEYADIAAFQNKTMQG, encoded by the coding sequence ATGGCTTCTTCACCCTATATGATCGGCGTAGATATCGGCACGACCTCCACCAAGGCCGTCTTGTTTGAACAGAACGGAACCATTGTGGCTCAAGGCAGCGCCGACTATCCGCTGCACACCCCCACACCTGCGATTGCGGAGCAGGATGCGGAAGATATTTTCAAAGCAGTCATCGATTCCGTTAAACAGGCCACTTCCAAAGCGGAGGTTAAACCAGAGGATATCCTGTTTGTATCCTTCAGTTCGGCCATGCACAGCATTCTGCCAGTCGATCAACACGGCAAACCGCTGATGCGGGCCATGACTTGGGCAGATAATCGCAGTGCCGAGTGGACGGAAGTACTCAAATCGGAGATGAATGGTCACGAAATCTATCTGAGAACAGGTACGCCGATTCATCCGATGTCCCCTATCACCAAGATCATGTGGCTCACCCGGGATCAGCCTGAATTGTTTAGACAGACGCACAAATTCATATCCATGAAAGAATATGTTTTCTATAAATTATTCTCTGAATACGTCATCGACCACTCGATGGCCTCAGCCACCGGACTCATGAATCTGGAAAAACTCGACTGGGATGCAGAAGCGCTGCATGTGGCGGGCATTACGCCGGAACACCTGTCCCGATTGGTCCCAACCACACATGTGCTGAAACATGGATTGCACCCGGAGTACGCCAAGGAGATGGGCATTGCGGTCACCACACCATTTGTCATCGGAGCAAGTGATGGTGTGCTCTCTAATCTGGGCGTGAACGCCATTGATCCGGGCGTTGTGGCCGTGACCATTGGTACCAGTGGAGCGATTCGTACAGTCGTAGACAAACCGGTCACCGATCCAAAAGGACGCTTCTTCTGTTATGCGCTCACGGAGGATGCCTGGGTCATTGGCGGACCGGTTAACAATGGCGGTGTTATTTTCCGTTGGATTCGGGACGAGTTTGCAGCTTCTGAGGTCGAGACCGCGAAACGACTTGGCATCGATCCGTATGAAGTGCTCACTCGTGTTGCTGAGAACGTACCTCCCGGTTCGGAAGGTCTCTTGTTCCATCCGTACATGACAGGTGAGCGGGCTCCGCTCTGGAATCCGAACGCACGCGGCTCGTTCTTCGGCCTGACGCTGCATCATAAGAAGGAACATATGATTCGCGCTGCACTTGAGGGTGTGTTGTTTAACCTGTACACGGTCATGCTGGCGATTGAAGAAAAGATCGGTCGGCCGAAAAAAATTCAGGCGACTGGCGGCTTCGCCCGCTCTGAATTGTGGCGCCAGATGATGGCCGATATTTTCGATCAGGATGTCATCATCCCCGAAAGTATTGAAAGCTCCTGTCTCGGCGCAGCCGTACTGGGCTTGTACGCTCTTGGCCGCATCGATTCCCTGAGCGCCGTCTCCGGCATGATCGGATCAACGCATCGGCACCAACCAGACCCGGACAGTGTTCGCGTGTACCGTGAACTGCTGCCGATCTTCATCCGCATCTCCCGTAAGTTTGAAGAGGAGTATGCGGATATCGCCGCTTTTCAGAATAAGACGATGCAAGGGTAG